A genomic region of Methanosarcina thermophila TM-1 contains the following coding sequences:
- the tsaA gene encoding tRNA (N6-threonylcarbamoyladenosine(37)-N6)-methyltransferase TrmO, producing the protein MSENPEASEVIEMMPIGYVENDYLEPVYNEEVYNKVSKVILREKFTDGLYRIEDFEKLYILFYFSKSKGYKLIHRRRYDGEISGVFASRSPYRPNGIGLTLVELLKVEGNVIHVKGLDAINGTPVLDIKPYIKETEEDEEEKTEKEPRISTENQ; encoded by the coding sequence ATGAGTGAAAATCCAGAAGCATCAGAAGTAATTGAAATGATGCCTATAGGCTATGTAGAAAACGACTACCTTGAACCTGTATACAATGAAGAGGTTTACAATAAAGTCTCAAAGGTAATCCTCAGGGAGAAATTTACAGATGGGCTTTACAGGATTGAGGACTTTGAAAAACTGTACATCCTCTTCTACTTCAGTAAATCGAAAGGATACAAACTCATCCACCGCCGCCGTTACGACGGGGAGATTTCAGGAGTTTTTGCCAGCCGAAGCCCCTACCGCCCTAACGGCATAGGGCTTACGCTGGTAGAGCTTTTGAAGGTGGAAGGTAACGTTATACATGTAAAAGGGCTTGATGCAATTAACGGGACACCTGTGCTTGACATCAAGCCTTACATAAAAGAAACTGAAGAAGATGAGGAAGAAAAGACTGAAAAAGAGCCGAGAATTAGTACAGAAAATCAATAA
- a CDS encoding ABC transporter permease, with protein MFDLIIRNIMNRKVRSGLTVCGIALGIFAVIVMGAMSENFHQTFERSMSVTSDKIRVFAESGVFGGGLTDDKVSDVLRVAGVKDAYGLLMTTFDEDKMGMTGKQILGIPPEKSSVALYPVELKAGRFLNPGDSYNVVVGNNIQREYKLQIGSKFEIHDKYFTVVGILDYTGSIFDNAVIIPLETAQDLYNVGDSVSYIFAVPDERVDAEILSKRIEFSVKGTSTLSPGELEVQARESFMIFSVITISSGLLAAIIGGLCVMNTMLMSVAERTREFGILKAIGAETRDILLLTLGEASVMGLLGGILGILVGTGAVYLMNSWLANTRIVLFLITPRLLIIAMLFALLIGALSGLYPAYRASKMSPMEALKHA; from the coding sequence ATGTTTGACCTCATTATTCGAAATATAATGAACAGGAAGGTCAGGAGCGGGCTGACAGTTTGCGGGATTGCCCTCGGGATATTTGCAGTTATCGTTATGGGGGCAATGTCCGAAAATTTCCACCAGACCTTTGAGCGTTCCATGAGTGTGACTAGCGATAAAATCCGCGTCTTTGCCGAAAGCGGAGTCTTCGGAGGCGGACTTACGGATGATAAAGTAAGCGATGTACTCCGGGTTGCAGGTGTAAAAGATGCTTATGGGCTTTTAATGACCACTTTCGATGAGGATAAAATGGGAATGACCGGAAAGCAGATCCTGGGTATACCTCCAGAGAAATCCAGTGTTGCCCTTTATCCCGTAGAATTGAAGGCGGGACGTTTCCTCAATCCCGGGGATTCATACAATGTTGTTGTCGGAAACAACATACAGAGGGAATATAAGCTCCAGATAGGGAGCAAGTTTGAGATCCATGATAAATATTTTACGGTTGTAGGAATCCTGGATTACACTGGCTCGATTTTTGACAATGCGGTAATTATACCCCTCGAGACTGCGCAGGACCTCTATAATGTAGGCGATTCGGTTTCCTATATCTTCGCAGTGCCTGATGAACGGGTAGATGCCGAAATACTCTCCAAGCGCATAGAATTTAGCGTTAAAGGCACAAGCACCCTTTCTCCGGGCGAACTTGAAGTGCAGGCAAGGGAATCTTTTATGATTTTTAGCGTAATCACTATCAGCTCAGGTCTCCTTGCAGCAATCATAGGCGGGCTTTGTGTAATGAATACAATGCTCATGTCCGTTGCCGAAAGGACAAGGGAATTCGGGATTTTGAAAGCCATTGGAGCCGAGACCAGGGATATTTTGCTTCTTACCCTCGGGGAAGCCTCTGTTATGGGTCTCCTCGGCGGAATCCTTGGAATTCTTGTAGGCACAGGGGCTGTTTATCTCATGAATTCCTGGCTTGCAAATACAAGGATTGTACTCTTCCTGATAACGCCCAGGCTTCTTATAATTGCCATGCTGTTTGCCTTGCTAATAGGGGCTCTTTCAGGGCTTTATCCTGCATACAGGGCTTCAAAAATGAGTCCTATGGAGGCTTTGAAGCATGCTTGA
- a CDS encoding FmdE family protein: MNFDTAVQFHGHVCPGLSIGYRVAVLAAERFKDRSKDEELVAIVENRSCAVDAIQAINGCTCGKGNLIFKDHGKHVYTYFKRGDNKALRISLKPDALPQDEKHIALFAKLRAGTASSEEEKEFRESHNAKSQRILEMPEEELFWVREVEIEPPEKAIIYPTLICSKCGEGFMEPLGRIRDGEIVCIPCFEAKDE; this comes from the coding sequence TTGAATTTCGATACCGCAGTACAATTTCATGGACATGTTTGCCCCGGGCTCTCCATTGGCTACAGGGTAGCAGTACTTGCCGCTGAACGCTTCAAAGATCGAAGCAAAGATGAAGAGCTTGTCGCAATTGTAGAAAACCGGTCCTGTGCCGTGGATGCGATTCAGGCAATTAACGGCTGCACCTGTGGGAAAGGGAACCTTATTTTCAAGGATCACGGGAAACATGTTTACACGTACTTCAAAAGGGGCGATAACAAAGCCCTGAGGATTTCTCTGAAACCCGATGCTCTCCCTCAGGACGAAAAGCATATTGCACTCTTTGCAAAGCTTAGAGCTGGTACTGCCAGCTCTGAGGAGGAAAAAGAGTTTAGAGAATCTCACAACGCAAAAAGCCAGAGAATCCTGGAAATGCCAGAAGAAGAGCTTTTCTGGGTCAGAGAAGTGGAAATCGAACCGCCTGAAAAAGCTATAATTTACCCAACCCTTATCTGCAGTAAATGCGGGGAAGGTTTTATGGAACCTCTGGGCAGGATAAGAGATGGGGAAATAGTTTGTATTCCCTGTTTTGAGGCAAAAGATGAGTGA
- the larB gene encoding nickel pincer cofactor biosynthesis protein LarB, with translation MDLTDILRAVKDGKMDLETAEQQVRGLGFVSYTDIAKLDSHRKNRTGVIEAILADCKSPDDVVEIAKIMVAESKRALITRVTPQHVEVLKQAFGEDKLEWNSRARTVVIHDGTPAPRTGGIVGIVSAGTADIPAAEEARVVASEMGCETVTVYDVGVAGIHRLIPALHKLKEIKPGAIVVAAGREGTLPTIVSGLVDVPVIGLPVSTGYGAGGGGKAALLAMLQSCSTLAVVNIDAGFVAGAYAARIANMIAAAYTRGREERVEQEGK, from the coding sequence ATGGATCTTACTGATATACTTAGGGCTGTCAAAGACGGAAAAATGGATCTTGAAACTGCAGAGCAGCAAGTACGCGGTCTTGGTTTTGTTTCCTATACTGATATAGCAAAGCTTGACTCTCACAGGAAAAATCGGACAGGAGTGATCGAAGCCATCCTGGCTGATTGTAAGAGCCCTGACGATGTTGTGGAGATTGCCAAGATCATGGTTGCAGAGAGCAAAAGAGCCCTTATTACGCGGGTTACGCCACAACATGTTGAAGTCCTAAAGCAAGCTTTTGGCGAGGATAAGCTCGAATGGAACAGCAGGGCTCGCACAGTTGTTATCCATGACGGTACGCCTGCCCCCAGGACAGGTGGGATCGTAGGGATTGTTTCAGCAGGCACAGCCGATATCCCGGCTGCGGAAGAAGCCAGGGTTGTAGCCTCGGAAATGGGCTGCGAAACGGTTACGGTTTACGATGTGGGGGTTGCAGGGATTCACAGGCTGATCCCGGCACTGCATAAATTGAAAGAAATAAAACCTGGAGCAATCGTGGTTGCGGCAGGAAGAGAAGGGACGCTTCCCACTATAGTCTCGGGATTGGTTGATGTACCTGTAATCGGGCTTCCGGTTTCGACAGGTTATGGAGCGGGGGGCGGAGGAAAAGCTGCCCTGCTTGCCATGCTCCAGTCCTGTTCCACCCTTGCAGTTGTAAATATTGATGCAGGATTTGTTGCGGGAGCATACGCTGCCAGAATCGCAAATATGATCGCGGCTGCCTACACCCGCGGCAGGGAAGAGAGAGTTGAACAGGAAGGAAAGTAA
- a CDS encoding helix-turn-helix transcriptional regulator — MNSQLLELIFLSEKRKNLILFLKDGPKSISEIKESLNVGLVAILPQLKKLRENSLVLKSGDVYSLSPLGIAVAGKMQPMIDVLTVFGSKYEYWANHAVESIPDPLRKRIGELANCTFSEPPDRTRLFEPHREFVENLRKSKKIKGIASIFHPLYPSLFLTFAKRGAEISILVTRPVYERTKMEYGTELSEFLKFENASFYVCDGKIELSYVVTDRFLSLTLPFSDGTFDHKEDVLCFDPVALQWGEDLFAYYKNISQRITEI, encoded by the coding sequence ATGAACAGCCAGCTCCTGGAATTGATTTTTCTCTCCGAAAAAAGGAAAAATCTTATTTTATTTTTGAAGGATGGACCAAAATCAATCTCAGAGATCAAAGAAAGCTTGAATGTGGGTCTGGTGGCAATTCTTCCTCAATTGAAAAAACTGAGGGAAAACTCTCTGGTTTTAAAGTCAGGCGATGTTTACAGCCTGTCTCCTCTAGGGATAGCGGTAGCTGGCAAAATGCAACCAATGATTGATGTCCTGACCGTTTTCGGAAGTAAATATGAATACTGGGCAAATCATGCAGTTGAGTCCATACCCGATCCTTTGCGGAAACGGATAGGAGAACTGGCTAACTGCACATTTTCCGAACCTCCTGACAGGACACGCCTGTTTGAGCCTCACAGGGAATTTGTAGAAAACCTTAGGAAATCAAAAAAAATAAAAGGCATTGCCTCTATTTTTCATCCTCTTTATCCATCTCTTTTCCTTACTTTCGCAAAGAGGGGAGCTGAGATTTCCATCCTTGTAACCCGCCCGGTCTATGAAAGAACAAAAATGGAGTACGGGACCGAGCTAAGTGAGTTCCTTAAGTTCGAAAACGCGAGTTTTTACGTCTGTGATGGCAAAATAGAACTCTCCTATGTAGTTACTGACAGGTTTCTTTCTCTTACCCTGCCTTTTTCTGACGGCACTTTCGACCATAAAGAAGATGTCCTGTGCTTCGACCCGGTTGCCCTCCAATGGGGAGAAGACCTTTTTGCTTACTACAAAAACATCTCTCAGAGAATAACCGAAATTTGA
- a CDS encoding ribose 1,5-bisphosphate isomerase codes for MQKVKETAEKIRTMEIRGAGRIAKAAAEAIRDYAAELEVTSMEEFSAKIKEVSDLLISTRPTAVSLPNAVKLASKYSSDNVEDARQEIIKNANLFIERADRALEKIGKIGSRRIQDGDVIMTHCNSHAALSIITTAFESGKDISVYSTESRPRCQGILTIRHLNDFGIPTTLIVDSAVRYYMKDVDKVIVGADAIAANGALVNKIGTSQLALAAHEARKSFMVAAETFKFSPSTIVGNPIEIEERDAEEIIDPAILKELPHVQVRNPAFDFTPAEYIDMIVTDIGIIPPAMAYTVIKEHLGWELGEI; via the coding sequence ATGCAGAAAGTTAAGGAAACCGCAGAAAAAATCCGGACAATGGAAATCCGGGGTGCAGGCAGGATTGCGAAGGCTGCTGCTGAGGCTATAAGGGACTATGCCGCAGAGCTGGAAGTAACCTCAATGGAAGAATTCAGTGCCAAAATAAAGGAGGTTTCGGATCTTCTAATAAGTACCCGCCCGACCGCTGTCTCCCTTCCCAATGCCGTAAAACTCGCTTCAAAGTACTCTTCGGATAATGTGGAGGACGCAAGGCAGGAAATCATTAAAAATGCAAACCTTTTTATTGAAAGAGCTGACAGGGCTCTTGAAAAAATTGGGAAAATCGGGTCAAGAAGAATCCAGGACGGGGACGTTATCATGACCCATTGTAACTCCCATGCTGCTCTTTCTATTATCACGACAGCCTTTGAAAGCGGAAAAGACATCTCGGTATATTCCACAGAAAGCCGTCCCAGATGCCAGGGCATACTGACAATCCGGCATCTCAACGATTTCGGAATTCCTACAACCCTGATTGTAGATTCCGCAGTGCGCTACTACATGAAAGACGTGGATAAAGTCATTGTCGGGGCTGACGCCATTGCAGCTAACGGCGCCCTGGTAAATAAGATCGGAACTTCCCAGCTTGCCCTTGCCGCCCATGAAGCCCGGAAAAGTTTTATGGTCGCTGCCGAGACCTTCAAGTTTAGCCCGAGCACTATTGTCGGAAACCCCATAGAGATCGAAGAAAGGGACGCAGAAGAGATCATAGACCCGGCAATCCTGAAAGAGCTGCCTCACGTGCAGGTAAGAAATCCGGCTTTTGACTTCACACCTGCCGAATATATAGATATGATCGTAACCGATATAGGAATCATCCCGCCTGCAATGGCATATACTGTTATAAAAGAGCATCTTGGCTGGGAGCTTGGAGAAATTTGA
- the pyrH gene encoding UMP kinase: MLIVLSLGGSILAKNLDPDRFLKYAEVLRKVSKKHTLLVVAGGGEAARSYIDTARAVGADEVTCDYIGIEITRLNARLLAAALGSDASPEIPTNYLEAAKAIRPGRVVVMGGVTPGQTTDAVAAILAEFLRADLLIIATSIDGVYSADPNCDPSAVKYDRISPEKLINIVMSIEMKAGSKSPVDPVAAKIIERCKLDALVMDARNPDTLGQILDREAAEKSPISCGTWITAKM, encoded by the coding sequence ATGCTCATAGTACTTTCATTAGGCGGTTCAATTCTCGCAAAAAACCTTGATCCTGATCGTTTTTTAAAATATGCGGAAGTCCTCCGGAAAGTCTCCAAAAAACATACTCTGCTTGTGGTAGCCGGGGGAGGAGAAGCGGCACGGAGCTATATTGATACTGCAAGGGCAGTTGGTGCCGATGAAGTAACCTGCGACTATATAGGCATTGAAATTACTCGCCTGAACGCACGATTGCTTGCCGCAGCCCTAGGGTCCGATGCTTCTCCAGAAATCCCGACGAATTACCTTGAAGCTGCAAAGGCTATTCGTCCCGGGAGAGTAGTTGTAATGGGCGGGGTTACCCCTGGTCAAACTACAGACGCTGTTGCTGCAATTCTTGCGGAGTTCCTGCGGGCAGACTTGTTGATTATTGCAACATCGATTGATGGGGTTTATTCTGCAGACCCCAATTGTGACCCTTCGGCAGTAAAATATGACCGGATCTCTCCTGAGAAACTCATAAACATAGTCATGTCAATCGAAATGAAGGCAGGCTCCAAATCTCCTGTTGACCCTGTAGCCGCAAAAATTATCGAACGTTGCAAACTCGATGCCCTTGTTATGGATGCCCGGAACCCTGACACGCTCGGTCAAATTCTCGACAGAGAAGCCGCAGAAAAATCTCCCATATCCTGCGGAACCTGGATCACAGCAAAAATGTAA
- a CDS encoding ABC transporter ATP-binding protein, with product MLQVENLSKTYYQGKIPVNALRCASITVRKGELLAIMGPSGSGKSTLLALIGTLEKATEGRVILDGIDLTAVPEKLLPRVRREKIGFVFQHYNLIPTLSALENVELSLRFSRVPKKEREERAKALLEELGLGDRLSHKPSELSGGEQQRVSIARALANKPAVILADEPTGEVDSKTRDSIVRIFKELSEKGQTILVVTHDPEVAKECSRVLKITDGIIKDN from the coding sequence ATACTGCAGGTTGAAAACCTTTCCAAAACCTATTATCAGGGCAAAATCCCTGTCAACGCCCTTCGCTGCGCCAGTATAACCGTGAGAAAAGGAGAATTGCTTGCGATAATGGGTCCCTCGGGCTCCGGAAAATCCACTCTTCTTGCCCTTATAGGCACACTTGAAAAAGCTACTGAAGGCAGAGTTATTCTTGATGGCATAGACCTCACAGCTGTGCCTGAAAAACTGCTTCCCCGCGTGAGAAGGGAAAAAATAGGTTTTGTCTTCCAGCACTATAACCTCATTCCAACCCTTTCTGCGCTTGAAAATGTTGAACTCTCCCTGCGCTTTTCCAGAGTGCCGAAAAAAGAAAGGGAAGAAAGAGCAAAGGCGCTTCTTGAAGAGCTTGGTCTTGGAGACCGCCTTTCCCATAAGCCATCGGAATTATCTGGAGGAGAACAGCAGAGAGTTTCTATTGCCAGGGCACTTGCGAATAAGCCTGCTGTCATCCTGGCTGATGAACCTACAGGTGAAGTGGACAGCAAGACCAGGGACTCGATTGTGCGGATCTTTAAAGAATTGAGCGAAAAAGGGCAGACAATTCTTGTTGTGACACATGACCCAGAGGTAGCAAAAGAATGTTCGAGAGTGCTAAAGATTACGGATGGGATTATTAAAGATAATTAA
- the larC gene encoding nickel pincer cofactor biosynthesis protein LarC, translating into MKALVFNPFSGAAGDMILGCTLDLGADRNTVKELIEASVNVSVDIKEVVKKGIKALDVRINVPDKEPVRTYPELVDAIKAAGLPPKVEASALDTLMKLAEAEASVHGQPDLENLHFHEVGQSDALADIIGSSAAIHSLNCDSIYCTPINVGSGTITCAHGILPVPAPATLEILRRGKFYFRGGTEQKELLTPTGAAILSHFARPVETFPQGRVISIGYGAGDSELAGPNVLQGVLSELDSCLIPDIIEVLETNADDVSGEILGNLFEELLAMGAKDVAILPATMKKGRPAHVIKVIAKPEDTAKLARKIIIETGSLGVRVIPTRHRLMAARWIEKVKFEVGGQIYEAAVKVARDSEGVLLNISAEFEDCKKIAKASGVPVKEVMRKLEETARKLFS; encoded by the coding sequence ATGAAAGCTCTTGTATTCAACCCTTTTTCTGGGGCAGCAGGAGATATGATCCTCGGATGCACTCTTGACCTCGGAGCGGATCGAAATACGGTTAAAGAACTGATAGAAGCCTCTGTCAACGTATCCGTGGATATAAAAGAAGTTGTGAAAAAAGGAATAAAAGCCCTGGATGTCCGGATAAACGTGCCTGACAAAGAGCCAGTCCGCACATATCCTGAACTTGTGGACGCGATAAAAGCTGCAGGACTGCCCCCCAAAGTGGAAGCAAGTGCTCTTGATACCCTCATGAAGCTGGCTGAAGCCGAAGCTTCTGTTCATGGACAGCCTGACCTTGAAAACCTCCATTTCCATGAGGTTGGTCAGAGTGATGCCCTTGCCGATATAATTGGCTCGTCTGCAGCTATCCATTCCCTTAACTGTGATTCCATCTACTGTACTCCTATAAACGTGGGCAGTGGAACAATAACATGCGCACATGGTATTCTGCCTGTGCCGGCTCCTGCAACCCTTGAGATTCTCAGGAGAGGAAAATTTTATTTTAGGGGAGGAACCGAGCAAAAAGAGCTTCTTACTCCTACAGGAGCTGCTATTCTTTCCCATTTTGCAAGACCCGTCGAAACTTTTCCTCAGGGCAGGGTGATTTCAATAGGTTACGGCGCCGGGGATTCTGAACTTGCAGGACCCAATGTGCTTCAGGGGGTGCTGTCTGAACTTGATTCCTGTCTTATCCCTGACATTATTGAAGTGCTTGAAACAAATGCTGACGATGTGAGCGGAGAAATCCTGGGCAACCTGTTTGAAGAATTGCTTGCTATGGGGGCAAAGGATGTTGCAATTCTCCCGGCAACAATGAAGAAAGGCCGTCCGGCTCATGTTATCAAAGTTATTGCAAAACCAGAGGACACTGCAAAGCTTGCCCGGAAAATAATTATCGAGACAGGGTCACTGGGAGTGAGGGTTATCCCTACCCGGCACAGATTGATGGCTGCGAGGTGGATAGAAAAGGTTAAATTTGAGGTTGGTGGGCAGATATATGAAGCTGCGGTCAAGGTCGCCAGAGATTCTGAGGGTGTCCTGCTGAATATCTCTGCTGAGTTTGAGGACTGCAAAAAGATCGCAAAAGCAAGTGGAGTTCCTGTTAAAGAGGTTATGAGAAAGTTAGAGGAGACTGCAAGAAAGCTTTTCTCCTGA